ATTCTCTTCCATGTGGTTCCCGAAGTTCTCCGGATGCCACCATAGATGGTACAAACGATTGTGCTCTGCCGTGTGAGTCAGGTCGCATTTGATTCTTTTCATGCGCCATTTTTCCAACCTCTGTAGTCGAGGATGATAAGGACGCAAAAACCGGCTGGATGGAACATCGATCATTCCATCTGGACTACGCTGCAATGAAACATAGTTGTTATGGCCGGAGAGATTCACATACGCATCCATCAGCCGCATGGCTCTTTTGAACAATGTCTCTTCGGCAGCCCCTCTTGTGTGGTACATCCAAGACTGCTCGTTGCCGCGATAGGAACAGAATCCCTTTTTCTTGCACAAAGATAAATAAGCGGACTGCACCTGATTTCGCGGAAAAACAATGCTGGATGGGGCGTATCCTTTTTTGCGAGTTAATCTATGAAAAGAATCAAGGTCAGCAGCAAAAGCTTCGGGAGTCTGTCCCGGCTCTAGACAATAGTAGTGGGAAAGGGTGTGGCTTCCGATGAATTGATGCGGGTAAGAGGATATCAGCTTGATTAAGGAAGGAGCAAAATGATACGGGTCGACTTGCTCATGCTCTCCTATCGCATCTGTCTCCATATAGGGATAGGGTGACAGCTTTTCATCGGAATACGCCGGGAGATGCCGTGGGACGACACTTGCCAACTCCTTGCGCGACTCGCAAAACAAAAAACCGACAGTAGCCCAGGTGACGTGCATTTCATACTTGGCAAACAGCTCCAAAAGTGCGGGGATCACTCGACGAACGCCTAACAAATTTTGCTCATAGGATGGAATGGTTCTCTTGTCTCGGACGCCCCAGTAAAGTTCAAAGTCTAGGGAAATGACGAATGCTCCCGTCTTGTCCAA
The window above is part of the Brevibacillus brevis NBRC 100599 genome. Proteins encoded here:
- a CDS encoding polysaccharide deacetylase family protein, with the translated sequence MDKTGAFVISLDFELYWGVRDKRTIPSYEQNLLGVRRVIPALLELFAKYEMHVTWATVGFLFCESRKELASVVPRHLPAYSDEKLSPYPYMETDAIGEHEQVDPYHFAPSLIKLISSYPHQFIGSHTLSHYYCLEPGQTPEAFAADLDSFHRLTRKKGYAPSSIVFPRNQVQSAYLSLCKKKGFCSYRGNEQSWMYHTRGAAEETLFKRAMRLMDAYVNLSGHNNYVSLQRSPDGMIDVPSSRFLRPYHPRLQRLEKWRMKRIKCDLTHTAEHNRLYHLWWHPENFGNHMEENLSFLEEILQHYSMLRDRYGMQSLSMEEAAAKWNHQEVRHEVLV